In Microvirga lotononidis, a single genomic region encodes these proteins:
- the istA gene encoding IS21 family transposase, translated as MSIGDLADPALSRTMRGDEMLQAEEVAAMLRLHGLGWGAKRLAKEFGCARNTVRRYLRQGGAIAFRKPVRRTAFDGLDDWLRERFFRHGGNADVVRQELASEQGIVIGLRSVELRVQRWRRELTAQMRATVRFETAPGHQMQIDFGDTRVWIGGERVRVHLFVATLGYSRRLHIRPSLRERQADWFEGMEGAFLRFGGVPAEVLFDNPKALVEHHDAATREVRFNGRLHAFARYWGFAPRACAPYRARTKGKDERGVGYVKKNAIAGRRFESWAALEAHLDRWTREIADQRVHGTTGVAPAERFADEAGALRPLGARAPFGQLRDLVRKVQADCAIDLDTNSYSVPWRLIGESVQVVVLGGRVIVRHAGEVVADHALCRGRRQRIVERAHLAGVVGAAGPVRSAPTDIVVPPALLRPLAEYEALVGGGW; from the coding sequence ATGTCGATCGGGGATTTGGCAGATCCTGCATTGTCGCGGACGATGCGGGGAGACGAGATGCTTCAGGCTGAAGAGGTGGCCGCGATGCTGCGGCTGCATGGGCTTGGCTGGGGAGCCAAGCGGCTGGCCAAGGAATTCGGATGTGCGCGCAACACGGTGCGGCGCTATCTGCGCCAAGGCGGTGCTATTGCTTTCCGCAAGCCCGTGCGCCGGACAGCTTTCGACGGCCTGGATGACTGGCTGCGGGAGCGCTTCTTCCGGCATGGTGGCAACGCGGACGTGGTGCGCCAGGAGCTGGCGAGCGAACAGGGCATCGTCATCGGGCTGCGCTCGGTCGAGCTTCGGGTGCAGCGCTGGCGCCGGGAGTTGACGGCGCAGATGCGCGCAACCGTGCGGTTTGAGACGGCCCCCGGCCATCAGATGCAGATCGACTTCGGCGACACGCGGGTCTGGATCGGCGGTGAGCGGGTTCGGGTGCACCTGTTTGTGGCAACGCTGGGCTACTCGCGCAGGCTGCATATCCGACCCTCGCTGCGGGAGCGCCAGGCGGACTGGTTCGAGGGCATGGAAGGGGCCTTCCTGCGCTTCGGCGGAGTTCCAGCCGAAGTGCTGTTCGACAATCCCAAGGCGCTCGTCGAGCATCACGATGCGGCCACTCGGGAGGTGCGGTTCAATGGGCGGCTGCATGCCTTTGCCCGCTACTGGGGATTTGCACCCCGCGCCTGTGCGCCCTACCGGGCGCGCACGAAGGGAAAGGACGAACGTGGGGTCGGCTACGTCAAGAAGAATGCCATTGCCGGCCGCCGCTTCGAGAGCTGGGCGGCCCTCGAGGCGCATCTGGACCGGTGGACGCGCGAGATCGCCGATCAGCGGGTGCACGGCACCACCGGCGTGGCTCCGGCAGAGCGCTTTGCGGACGAGGCCGGGGCGCTTCGTCCCCTCGGCGCCCGGGCGCCGTTCGGGCAGCTGCGGGATCTGGTGCGCAAGGTTCAGGCCGACTGCGCGATCGACCTGGACACGAACAGCTACTCGGTGCCGTGGCGGCTGATCGGGGAGAGCGTCCAGGTCGTGGTGCTGGGCGGACGCGTGATCGTACGTCATGCGGGTGAGGTCGTGGCCGACCATGCCCTGTGCCGCGGCCGTCGCCAACGGATTGTCGAGCGTGCGCATCTGGCCGGTGTGGTCGGCGCTGCGGGGCCGGTGCGGTCGGCGCCGACGGACATCGTTGTGCCGCCCGCCCTGCTGCGGCCGCTGGCCGAGTATGAGGCGCTGGTGGGAGGAGGCTGGTGA
- a CDS encoding integrase catalytic domain-containing protein encodes MARHLSMATRSELVEAIIERYRSSGRADKQRILDEFIAVTGYHRKHAIRILCRPEKKPPATKQYATRYDGKVREALVVLWEASDRLCSKRLKPMIPILLPALERHGRLDVDDELRGKLLTVSAATMDRLLSQVRVVARGGQRRRAGMSSAVRRSVPVRTFGDWNDPPPGYVEVDFVAHSGTSSSGSFVQTMVLTDIATGWTECVPVRTRDGGLVIAAIQQARSLFPFPLLGVDFDNDSAFMNELVVCWCRGQGLEVTRSRAYRKNDQAWVEQKNGAIVRRLVGYGRFVGAEATASLSRLFAVVRLHGNLYQPSFKLQEKTRIGARVIKRYHAPVPPAARVLAHSGVSETDKARLRVLMEASDPVMLFTGIRVAQEELGRRVDRRGLNSTLEEPIAIDLQRFAASLKTAWQAGETRPTHRRPYRRAKPYPKRPSMFEPHEAQIKAWLEAEPAIPAATVLQRLMDADPSHFRTRSLRMVQRVVKPWRAEVMGRIILDGDWIKRMPTYPSAAGGEIVHSIATPGNILR; translated from the coding sequence ATGGCAAGGCATCTCAGCATGGCAACACGCTCGGAACTGGTTGAAGCAATCATCGAGCGTTACCGATCAAGTGGCCGGGCGGACAAGCAGCGCATCCTGGATGAGTTCATTGCGGTCACCGGCTATCACCGCAAGCATGCCATCCGGATCCTCTGCCGACCTGAGAAGAAGCCACCCGCTACCAAGCAATATGCTACCCGTTATGATGGCAAGGTCCGCGAGGCCCTGGTGGTGTTGTGGGAGGCGTCCGATCGTCTCTGCTCGAAACGCCTGAAGCCGATGATCCCCATCTTGTTGCCGGCCCTGGAGCGGCATGGCCGGCTCGACGTGGATGACGAACTGCGCGGCAAGCTGCTGACGGTTAGCGCGGCCACGATGGACCGATTGCTGTCGCAGGTGCGCGTTGTGGCGCGGGGTGGTCAGCGCCGCCGCGCCGGAATGAGTTCGGCGGTGCGCCGCTCGGTTCCGGTGCGCACCTTCGGCGACTGGAATGATCCTCCACCCGGCTATGTCGAGGTCGACTTCGTGGCCCATTCCGGCACCTCGTCATCCGGCAGCTTCGTTCAGACGATGGTTTTGACCGACATTGCCACGGGCTGGACCGAGTGCGTGCCGGTGCGCACGCGCGATGGCGGTCTGGTGATCGCGGCGATCCAGCAGGCCCGGTCGCTGTTTCCCTTCCCGCTGCTCGGCGTGGACTTCGACAATGACAGCGCCTTCATGAACGAACTGGTGGTCTGCTGGTGCCGAGGTCAGGGGCTGGAGGTGACGCGGTCGCGCGCCTACCGCAAGAATGACCAGGCCTGGGTGGAGCAGAAGAACGGCGCCATCGTGCGCAGACTGGTGGGCTATGGCAGGTTCGTCGGAGCGGAAGCGACGGCCTCACTATCTCGCCTCTTTGCTGTGGTGCGTCTGCACGGCAATTTGTACCAGCCGTCATTCAAGCTGCAGGAAAAGACCCGGATCGGGGCCCGCGTGATCAAGCGCTATCATGCGCCAGTGCCGCCTGCCGCCCGCGTGCTGGCTCATTCCGGCGTGAGCGAGACAGACAAAGCACGGCTACGGGTCCTGATGGAAGCATCGGATCCGGTGATGCTGTTCACCGGGATCCGCGTGGCTCAGGAGGAGCTCGGCAGACGAGTCGATCGTCGTGGCCTGAACAGCACGCTTGAGGAACCGATCGCCATTGATCTTCAGCGCTTCGCGGCGAGCTTGAAGACGGCCTGGCAGGCCGGCGAGACGCGACCGACGCATCGACGACCGTATCGGCGGGCCAAGCCATATCCGAAGCGGCCGAGCATGTTTGAGCCGCATGAGGCCCAGATCAAGGCGTGGCTTGAGGCCGAGCCCGCGATCCCAGCGGCAACGGTGCTCCAGCGTCTCATGGATGCCGATCCGTCGCACTTCCGGACGAGGAGCCTGAGGATGGTGCAAAGGGTCGTGAAGCCTTGGCGAGCTGAGGTGATGGGGCGGATCATTCTCGACGGCGACTGGATCAAGCGGATGCCCACCTACCCTTCAGCTGCGGGAGGAGAGATTGTTCACTCCATCGCAACGCCTGGTAACATTCTTCGGTGA